The Lycium barbarum isolate Lr01 chromosome 12, ASM1917538v2, whole genome shotgun sequence genome includes a region encoding these proteins:
- the LOC132622631 gene encoding probable phosphoribosylformylglycinamidine synthase, chloroplastic/mitochondrial has translation MATSAWDITATEFLQGFHRQKLALPRHSSKQTNLLLWGTLPRQTPVRCSHKNLRLRPHIPAKTRAVVSGNVSSLVDEDSGKVQEIAEKVIHLYRVPFLQDSATAELLKLVQTKISNQIIGLKTEQCFNIGLKSDLSSDKFSVLKWVLGETYEPESLGSESFLEKEKRELRDAYIIEVGPRLSFTTAWSANAVSIFQACGLTEINRMERSRRYFLYVNGSLLDGQINEFASMVHDRMTECIYVEKLTSFKTSIVPEEVRYIPVMERGRKALEEINEEMGLAFDEQDLQYYTKLFRDDIKRNPTNVELFDIAQSNSEHSRHWFFTGNLVIDGQPVDKTLMQIVKSTLLANPNNSVIGFKDNSSAIKGFPVKQLRPIQPGSTCPLDSVTTDLDVLFTAETHNFPCAVAPYPGAETGAGGRIRDTHATGRGSFVVASTSGYCVGNLNIEGSYAPWEDASFTYPANLASPLQILIDASNGASDYGNKFGEPMIQGYTRTFGMRLPSGERREWLKPIMFSAGIGQIDHLHITKGEPEIGMLVVKIGGPAYRIGMGGGAASSMVSGQNDAELDFNAVQRGDAEMAQKLYRVVRACIEMGDSNPIISIHDQGAGGNCNVVKEIIEPQGAKIDVRAIVVGDHTMSVLEIWGAEYQEQDAILVKPESRGLLEAICSRERLSMAVLGTIDGGGRIVLVDSVATEKCKSSGLPPPPPAVDLELEKVLGDMPKKTFEFSRMNNLREPLDIAPATTVLDSLKRVLRLPSVCSKRFLTTKVDRCVTGLVAQQQTVGPLQITLADVAVIAQTYTDLTGGACSIGEQPIKGLLDPRAMARLAVGEALTNLVWAKVTSLSDVKASGNWMYAAKLDGEGAAMYDAAVALSEAMIELGIAIDGGKDSLSMAAHSSEEVVKAPGNLVISTYVTCPDITKTVTPDLKLGDDGVLLQIDLARGKRRLGGSALAQVFDQIGDESPDLDDVSYLKTVFNEVQNLISDELISAGHDISDGGLIVNALEMAFSGNCGIRLDLTSSGNNIPQMLFAEELGLLIEVSRKNTDLVLEKLSHGGVSAHIIGQVTSSPIVELKVDGVTHLDEETSVLRDMWEETSFQLEKFQRLDSCVELEKEGLKNRCEPSWKLSFTPTFTDDKYMSATSKPKVAVIREEGSNGDREMSAALYAAGFEPWDVAMSDLLNGVIALDEFRGIVFVGGFSYADVLDSAKGWGASIRFNQPLLNQFQEFYNRPDTFSLGVCNGCQLMALLGWVPGPQVGGVLGAGGDPSQPRFIHNESGRFECRFTSVTIEETPAIMFKGMEGSTLGVWAAHGEGRAYFPDESVFNHILGSSLAPVKYCDDDGRPTEVYPFNPNGSPLGVAAICSPDGRHLAMMPHPERCFLMWQFPWYPKDWNVEKKGPSPWLRMFQNAREWCT, from the exons ATGGCTACCTCTGCTTGGGACATTACTGCTACAGAGTTCTTACAA GGTTTCCATAGACAAAAGCTAGCATTGCCTAGACATTCTAGTAAGCAGACTAATCTTTTGCTTTGGGGTACACTTCCAAGACAGACCCCTGTTAGGTGTTCACATAAAAATTTGAGACTCAGGCCCCATATTCCGGCGAAGACTAGAGCTGTGGTTTCGGGAAATGTCAGTAGCTTGGTGGATGAAGATTCAGGCAAAGTTCAGGAGATTGCTGAAAAGGTGATACATTTATATCGTGTTCCGTTTCTTCAGGACAGTGCCACAGCTGAGCTTCTCAAGTTGGTTCAGACAAAGATCTCTAATCAAATAATTGGTTTGAAAACTGAACAATGCTTCAACATTGGACTCAAATCAGATCTTTCAAGTGATAAATTTTCTGTGCTTAAATGGGTTTTAGGAGAAACGTATGAACCTGAGAGCTTGGGAAGTGAGAGTTTCCTTGAGAAGGAGAAGAGGGAACTTCGAGATGCATATATCATTGAAGTTGGTCCACGTTTATCTTTCACTACGGCGTGGTCTGCTAATGCAGTTTCGATTTTCCAAGCATGCGGGTTAACAGAGATAAATAGAATGGAGCGCTCTAGGAGGTACTTCTTATATGTCAATGGGTCACTTCTAGATGGTCAGATTAACGAGTTTGCTTCAATGGTTCATGATCGAATGACGGAGTGTATTTATGTTGAGAAGCTTACTTCTTTTAAGACAAGCATAGTTCCAGAGGAGGTTCGATATATCCCCGTCATGGAAAGGGGTCGCAAGGCATTGGAGGAAATTAATGAGGAAATGGGCTTGGCCTTTGATGAGCAAGACTTGCAGTACTACACCAAACTTTTCAGAGATGACATTAAGAGAAACCCGACTAATGTAGAACTATTTGATATTGCTCAATCTAATAGTGAACACAGTAGGCACTGGTTCTTTACGGGGAACCTTGTTATAGATGGTCAACCTGTGGATAAGACTCTTATGCAGATTGTCAAAAGCACTTTGCTTGCAAATCCAAACAATTCAGTTATTGGATTCAAAGATAATTCCAGTGCTATCAAGGGGTTTCCAGTGAAGCAATTGCGACCTATTCAGCCTGGTTCGACATGCCCCTTGGACAGTGTTACCACTGACCTCGATGTCTTGTTTACAGCGGAAACCCATAATTTCCCTTGTGCTGTTGCACCTTATCCTGGTGCTGAGACAGGTGCAGGCGGCCGTATTCGGGATACACATGCTACTGGAAGGGGTTCTTTTGTTGTTGCATCTACATCTGGATATTGTGTTGGAAATCTTAATATTGAAGGGTCATATGCTCCTTGGGAAGATGCTTCTTTCACATACCCAGCAAATTTGGCATCACCGTTACAGATTCTTATTGATGCTAGTAATGGAGCATCAGACTATGGGAATAAATTTGGGGAGCCCATGATCCAGGGTTATACTCGAACTTTTGGAATGAGACTGCCAAGTGGTGAGAGGAGGGAATGGTTGAAGCCAATCATGTTTAGTGCTGGCATTGGGCAAATAGATCACCTTCACATAACAAAGGGAGAACCCGAGATTGGTATGTTGGTAGTTAAGATCGGAGGACCAGCATATCGTATTGGAATGGGAGGTGGTGCTGCATCCAGCATGGTCAGTGGACAGAATGATGCTGAGCTTGACTTCAACGCCGTGCAGCGTGGAGATGCTGAGATGGCGCAGAAGTTATATCGGGTTGTTCGTGCTTGCATTGAAATGGGTGACAGCAACCCCATCATAAGCATTCATGATCAGGGTGCTGGTGGAAATTGTAATGTCGTGAAGGAGATAATAGAGCCACAGGGTGCCAAAATTGATGTAAGGGCAATTGTAGTTGGTGATCACACAATGTCTGTTCTGGAAATTTGGGGTGCAGAATATCAGGAGCAAGATGCCATACTGGTGAAGCCTGAAAGTCGTGGTCTTTTGGAAGCTATCTGTTCAAGGGAAAGGCTTTCAATGGCTGTTCTTGGAACGATTGATGGTGGGGGACGTATTGTTCTGGTGGATAGTGTGGCAACTGAAAAATGCAAGTCTAGTGGACTGCCTCCTCCTCCACCTGCAGTGGATCTTGAGCTTGAGAAGGTGCTTGGTGATATGCCTAAAAAAACATTTGAATTCAGCCGCATGAATAATCTGCGTGAACCACTTGATATTGCTCCTGCAACAACAGTTTTAGATTCATTGAAGAGGGTCCTGAGGCTTCCTTCTGTTTGTTCGAAAAGGTTCTTGACCACTAAAGTTGACAGGTGTGTCACTGGCCTTGTGGCACAGCAACAAACTGTGGGTCCCTTACAGATTACTCTTGCTGATGTGGCTGTTATAGCTCAAACTTATACAGACTTGACTGGAGGTGCATGCTCAATAGGGGAGCAGCCGATAAAAGGTCTCTTGGATCCACGAGCAATGGCACGGCTGGCTGTCGGAGAAGCACTCACAAATCTTGTTTGGGCGAAAGTTACATCTCTTTCTGATGTTAAAGCAAGTGGGAATTGGATGTATGCAGCAAAGCTAGATGGTGAAGGAGCTGCAATGTATGATGCTGCTGTTGCTCTTTCTGAAGCTATGATTGAACTTGGGATTGCAATTGATGGGGGTAAAGATAGTCTTTCTATGGCAGCCCACTCATCGGAGGAAGTTGTTAAAGCTCCAGGGAATCTAGTCATCAGTACCTATGTGACGTGTCCTGATATAACAAAGACAGTTACTCCAGACTTGAAGCTTGGAGATGATGGCGTGCTGCTTCAGATTGACTTGGCCAGAGGAAAACGACGACTTGGTGGATCTGCTCTTGCACAGGTGTTTGATCAAATTGGGGATGAAAGTCCTGATTTGGATGATGTCTCTTATCTTAAAACTGTTTTTAATGAGGTTCAGAATTTAATTTCTGATGAGCTGATCTCTGCGGGTCATGATATCAGTGATGGGGGACTCATAGTGAATGCCCTTGAGATGGCATTCTCAGGGAACTGTGGCATTCGCTTGGATTTAACCTCTTCTGGGAATAATATACCCCAAATGCTTTTTGCGGAGGAGCTTGGCCTTCTCATTGAAGTTAGCAGGAAAAACACGGATTTAGTTCTGGAAAAGCTAAGCCATGGTGGTGTTTCTGCTCATATCATTGGTCAAGTTACTTCATCTCCGATAGTTGAATTGAAGGTTGATGGGGTTACACATTTGGATGAGGAAACTTCAGTGCTCAGGGATATGTGGGAAGAGACTAGCTTTCAACTGGAGAAGTTCCAAAGACTGGATTCGTGTGTAGAATTAGAAAAAGAAGGATTGAAAAATCGGTGTGAACCGTCCTGGAAACTATCTTTCACACCAACATTTACTGATGATAAGTATATGTCTGCCACTTCAAAGCCAAAGGTTGCAGTTATCCGGGAGGAAGGCAGCAATGGTGATAGAGAAATGTCTGCAGCTTTGTATGCTGCTGGATTTGAACCATGGGATGTTGCAATGTCAGACCTTCTCAATGGTGTCATCGCGTTGGATGAATTTAGAGGAATTGTGTTTGTCGGAGGTTTTAGTTATGCTGATGTACTTGATTCTGCCAAAGGCTGGGGAGCGTCCATTCGCTTTAACCAGCCTCTTTTGAACCAATTTCAGGAATTTTATAACCGTCCGGACACTTTCAGCCTCGGAGTTTGCAATGGGTGCCAACTTATGGCTCTATTGGGTTGGGTGCCTGGGCCCCAAGTGGGAGGTGTTTTGGGTGCCGGCGGGGACCCATCACAGCCGAGGTTTATACATAATGAGTCTGGAAGGTTTGAATGCCGCTTCACGAGTGTGACAATAGAAGAAACACCAGCCATAATGTTCAAAGGTATGGAAGGCAGTACATTGGGTGTGTGGGCTGCTCATGGTGAAGGAAGAGCTTATTTCCCTGATGAGAGTGTTTTCAATCATATTCTTGGGTCGAGTTTGGCGCCAGTGAAATATTGCGATGATGATGGCAGACCAACAGAAGTATATCCTTTCAATCCTAATGGTTCTCCCTTGGGCGTGGCTGCAATTTGTTCTCCAGATGGGAGACATCTTGCGATGATGCCTCATCCAGAACGCTGTTTCTTGATGTGGCAGTTCCCATGGTATCCTAAAGATTGGAATGTGGAAAAGAAAGGCCCGAGCCCCTGGTTGCGCATGTTCCAAAATGCCAGGGAGTGGTGCACATGA